The following proteins are encoded in a genomic region of Myxosarcina sp. GI1:
- a CDS encoding SPW repeat protein: protein MRNGLVSQIRTASGLNLLLGFWLIIAPFLLRYAFPRSITNDVTIGITIAILAAARLLGAYRAAWLSWFNAFLGLWLIIAPFALLYGSSSALWNDVIVGLIVLSLGVWSAMASRRPRPLE, encoded by the coding sequence ATGCGAAACGGTTTGGTTTCACAGATTAGAACAGCTAGCGGATTGAACTTATTACTTGGATTTTGGTTAATTATCGCACCATTTTTATTGAGATATGCGTTTCCCCGTTCGATAACCAATGACGTTACTATTGGCATTACTATCGCCATCCTCGCCGCAGCACGCCTTTTAGGTGCATACAGGGCAGCTTGGTTAAGCTGGTTCAACGCTTTTTTAGGATTGTGGTTGATAATTGCTCCTTTTGCACTTCTGTACGGCTCTTCCAGTGCATTATGGAATGACGTTATCGTCGGTCTAATCGTTTTGTCGTTAGGGGTTTGGAGCGCGATGGCAAGTCGTCGCCCCCGTCCTCTTGAATAG